DNA sequence from the Candidatus Kaistella beijingensis genome:
ATTTAATGAAACATCCACAGATCAATATTTCAAAGTTTAGTAAATCGAAATTTATTGGATGTTCCATCTGACAAAAAAACAATAGAAATCAGCAGATGAAGCCACTTCACCGAATCCTTTCTTTCGCAAAACCGCACCAAAAATACCTTTTCGGAAGCATCTTTTTTAATCTGCTCTATTCATTACTGCAGATTTTTTCCATCGTCACGATGCTTCCAATTCTGCGAATTCTCTTTAAACTCGACAAAGAAGTCGATACTTCGGTAGTTCCTGTTTACAGCGGAAAATTTGCGGATTATTTCGGTTACCTGAAAGATATGGCGTATTACAAAATTCAGATGAACATCAATGAATACGGCGCTATTCAAGTTTTGGCGGTACTTTGTGGAATTACGGGAGTTGCCTTTTTGTTACGAAATTTGTTCAGATATTTAGGTTCCTATTTGCTCGTGAATTATCGTGTCGGAATTACCAAAGATTTGCGAACTGCGATGTATGACAAATTTTTGAAATTGCCCGTTTCGTTTTTTACAGAACAAAGAAAAGGCGATATGATGTCGCGAATTTCCAACGACATTGGTGCGGTTGAAGGCGGAATTATGGGAAGTTTGGTCGATTTGCTGAACTCGCCGTTTATGATTATTTCGTCATTAATTACCTTATTTATTTTATCACCGACTTTAACACTTTTCTCACTTTTGGTATTTCCGATCATGGGTTGGCTGATTTCCTGGGTGGGAAAAAGTTTAAAAAAACACGCAACTTCCGCACAGGAAGAATTGGGAAACCTTTTCTCTTTGGTGGATGAAACTTTGAAATCCTCTAAAGTCATCAAGATTTTTAATGCCGATAAAATCCTCAAAAACCGCTTCAACAAAACAACCGACAATTGGCAAAAATACGCGATTGGAATGAGCAGAAGACGAGAACTCGCTTCACCAATGAGCGAATTTTTGGGTTCTGTTACCATGTTGATTATCACTTGGTTTGCAGGGGTTCAAATCATTAACGGCGTGAATAAGGATCCTGTAACTTTCTTGGCTTTCATAGGAGTTTTCTTCCAAATTTTGGATCCTGCGAAAAAATTATCCAATGCGTTTTCCGCCATTCAAGGCGGAATGGCGAGTTTGGACAGAGTTTCAGAAGTTTTAGATTATGATTTAAAAATTGATGAAGCAGAAAATCCAGTTCCGATTTCTACTTTAAAAGATAAAATTGAATTTAAAAACATTGGCTTCTTTTACGATAAAGATAATGTGATTCTGAAGAACTTCAACCTTACGATTCCGAAAGGAAAAACGATTGCTTTGGTTGGGCAATCAGGTTCGGGTAAAACAACGATCGCCAATTTGCTTGCACGATTTTACGACGTTTCCGAAGGCGAAATTTTAGTTGACGGCGTAAATATCAAAGATTTAAGCGTAAAAGATTACCGTCATCTTTTGGGTATGGTAACGCAGGAATCGGTTTTATTTAATGATTCTGTTTTCAACAATATTTTGATGGGAAAACCCAATGCAACCGAAGCTGAAGTGATATCCGCCGCGAAAATTGCAAACGCACATCAATTTATTGAAAATCTGCCCGACAAATATTTTACCAACATCGGCGACGACGGAAACAAGCTTTCGGGTGGACAAAAACAAAGGGTTTCCATTGCAAGAGCCGTTTTGAAGAACCCGCCAATTATGATCTTGGATGAAGCAACTTCCGCATTAGACACAGAATCAGAGAGATTTGTTCAG
Encoded proteins:
- a CDS encoding ABC transporter ATP-binding protein, which gives rise to MKPLHRILSFAKPHQKYLFGSIFFNLLYSLLQIFSIVTMLPILRILFKLDKEVDTSVVPVYSGKFADYFGYLKDMAYYKIQMNINEYGAIQVLAVLCGITGVAFLLRNLFRYLGSYLLVNYRVGITKDLRTAMYDKFLKLPVSFFTEQRKGDMMSRISNDIGAVEGGIMGSLVDLLNSPFMIISSLITLFILSPTLTLFSLLVFPIMGWLISWVGKSLKKHATSAQEELGNLFSLVDETLKSSKVIKIFNADKILKNRFNKTTDNWQKYAIGMSRRRELASPMSEFLGSVTMLIITWFAGVQIINGVNKDPVTFLAFIGVFFQILDPAKKLSNAFSAIQGGMASLDRVSEVLDYDLKIDEAENPVPISTLKDKIEFKNIGFFYDKDNVILKNFNLTIPKGKTIALVGQSGSGKTTIANLLARFYDVSEGEILVDGVNIKDLSVKDYRHLLGMVTQESVLFNDSVFNNILMGKPNATEAEVISAAKIANAHQFIENLPDKYFTNIGDDGNKLSGGQKQRVSIARAVLKNPPIMILDEATSALDTESERFVQDALEKMMENRTSLVIAHRLSTIQKADWIVVMERGEIVEQGTHHELFDKNGVYRKLVELQNFG